From the Achromobacter xylosoxidans A8 genome, the window CGTTCCTGTCCAATCGTGGACGGAAGCGTGGGAAGACCTTCTGCTCGTAATTGCTGGGCCTGCTGGTGCCACTGTTGCAGGCTGCGGTTGGCCGGATCGACTGCCAAGGCCCAGCGCAAGTTCGCTAGAGTGTACTCGTGTGCGCAAAAAACCTGTGTATCTGGCGGTAAAACAGCAAATTTCCCTAAAGAATCATGCATTTGCGCCGGAGTGCCTTCGAAAAGACGGCCGCAGCCCCCCGCAAACAGGGTGTCGCCACAGAACAGAACCGGCTGCTGGCCGGCTGCCCGGCCGTAGTACGCGATGTGGCCGGCAGTGTGCCCGGGCACGTCCAGCACGGTCAGATCCAGGTCCAGTTCCGGGATCGCCACGCGGTCGCCTTCCGCCAGGCGCACGTCGCAGCGCGGCAGCTGTTCATGCGCGGGCCCGTATACGGTGATGCCCTCGATGCGGGACAATTCCGGAACACCGCCCACGTGGTCGCCGTGATGGTGCGTGAGTAGAATGGCGCGCAGTCTCAAGCCCGTCCGGTCCAGCCATTGCAGCACCGGGCCGGCATCGCCGGGATCCACCACGGCGGCTTCGCCGCCGTGGACGATGGCCCAGATGTAGTTGTCGTTGAAGGCGGGTAGAGGCAAGACCGCGGCGTTGCGATCGCGGCCGCCTGTGGGGGCGGTCATGGCTTGCATGGGATTCGAAGGAATAAAACGTGGCAGAAGATACTCCGCCGATTGTAGAACTGGCCGAATGGTTCCAGACGCCGCCGGGACAGTATGCCCTGGCCTGGGAGCGGGCGCAGTTCGACGCGGCTGTCGCGGACGTGTTCGGATATTACGCCTGGCAGGTCGGCCTGGCGGACATGAATCTGCTGCGCGCCAACCGCATGCCCTTCAAAGGTTACGTGGGTACCGAGATTCCGTCCGCGGAAAGCGCGGCCAGCTGGCAGTCGCGGGTGGTGCTGGCCGAGCCCGAGGCCCTGCCGTTCGAATCCCAGAGTGTGGACCTGCTGATCCTGCCGCACGCCTTCGAATGCGCCGAAGAACCCCACAACGTGCTGCGCGAGGTCGAACGCGTGCTGGTGCCGGAAGGGCGGGTCGTGATCTCGGGCTTCAATCCCTGGAGCATGTGGGGCGCGCGCACGCGCATGCCCGGCATGGAGCCCTGGCTGCCTCAGCCGCCGTCGTCCCAGGTGTCCTTGCCGCGGTTGAAGGACTGGTTCAAGCTGCTGTCGCTGGAGGTCGACGCCAGCCACTTCGGCTGCTACGCGCCGGCCTGCCGCAGCGAAAAATGGCTGCAGCGCTGGTCCTTCCTGGAGTCGGCGGGCGCCCGCTG encodes:
- the gloB gene encoding hydroxyacylglutathione hydrolase, giving the protein MQAMTAPTGGRDRNAAVLPLPAFNDNYIWAIVHGGEAAVVDPGDAGPVLQWLDRTGLRLRAILLTHHHGDHVGGVPELSRIEGITVYGPAHEQLPRCDVRLAEGDRVAIPELDLDLTVLDVPGHTAGHIAYYGRAAGQQPVLFCGDTLFAGGCGRLFEGTPAQMHDSLGKFAVLPPDTQVFCAHEYTLANLRWALAVDPANRSLQQWHQQAQQLRAEGLPTLPSTIGQERAANPFLRTQEVEVVHAAERWAGHSHATPVEVFASLRKWKNDFK
- a CDS encoding class I SAM-dependent methyltransferase, with translation MAEDTPPIVELAEWFQTPPGQYALAWERAQFDAAVADVFGYYAWQVGLADMNLLRANRMPFKGYVGTEIPSAESAASWQSRVVLAEPEALPFESQSVDLLILPHAFECAEEPHNVLREVERVLVPEGRVVISGFNPWSMWGARTRMPGMEPWLPQPPSSQVSLPRLKDWFKLLSLEVDASHFGCYAPACRSEKWLQRWSFLESAGARWWSLGGAVYVVSAVKRVAGMRIIGPAWKKAKPKRARAASVVVNRQADDGS